One window of Entelurus aequoreus isolate RoL-2023_Sb linkage group LG06, RoL_Eaeq_v1.1, whole genome shotgun sequence genomic DNA carries:
- the LOC133651599 gene encoding uncharacterized protein LOC133651599 has protein sequence MLYFRAILQETVFFEVFKDCARSINDMMARTYTVGEDRKLLPSLLLGWQNLRQDGLPSSNHSRLMKSSEGALLFHWNQHLCPSWTGTLQNSWSSSVQKDPSASAVMKRDVTLRCLIEYTGESGQELISDYCGTAETTVHGDLEMKNMSIYICREPNAVGIIIEGVPVLTHLGNLAKACCLLLGLTYELNLEYPSKLSKTFEVFQRLFVGLDTLRPKPTPKFMTLKNKLLA, from the exons atgttgtacttccgtgccattttgcaggaaacggtcttctttgaagtctttaaa GACTGTGCCAGGAGCATCAATGATATGATGGCCAGAACGTATACAGTTGGAGAAGACAGGAAGTTGTTGCCAAGTCTCCTGCTGGGGTGGCAGAATTTAAGGCAAGATGGCCTGCCCTCTTCGAACCATTCCAG ATTAATGAAGAGTTCTGAAGGTGCACTGCTGTTCCACTGGAATCAACATTTATGTCCCAGCTGGACAGGTACACTCCAAAACTCCTGGAGCTCTTCAGTGCAAAAG GACCCAAGTGCCTCTGCAGTGATGAAAAGAGATGTGACTCTGAGATGCCTCATAGAGTACACGGGAGAGAGTGGACAGGAGCTAATCTCTGACTACTGT GGAACTGCTGAGACCACTGTTCATGGGGACCTGGAAATGAagaatatgagcatctacatctgtCGTGAGCCAAATGCAGTAGGAATCATCATTGAGGGAGTACCAGTCCTTACTCATCTTGGAAACCTAGCCAAAGCATGCTGCCTACTTCTGGGGTTGACGTATGAACTTAATCTTGAGTATCCATCCaaactttccaaaacatttgAGGTGTTTCAAAGACTTTTTGTGGGACTCGACACACTGCGCCCAAAACCAACCCCCAAATTCATGACTCTCAAAAACAAGCTTCTAGCTTAG